From a single Cytophagales bacterium WSM2-2 genomic region:
- a CDS encoding peptidase M16, which translates to MRKHIALAATLLLVFNFSLAQKKGEVDQKKTDAKVALAAPQKVTTVEGITEYRLANGLRVLLFPDMSKQTITVNITYMVGSKNENYGETGMAHLLEHLVFKGTPKHPNIPQELTAHGASPNGTTWVDRTNYFETFNATEENLKWALDLESDRMVNSFIAKKDLDSEMTVVRNEFESGENDPSGVLEERVTSTAYLWHNYGKSTIGSKADLENVPIDRLQAFYRKNYQPDNAVLVVAGKIDEAKTLDMVNQYFGTTPRPAREIEKTYTLDPTQDGERTVTLKRVGDVQVAMAAYHVPASSHKDFAAVQVMARLLGSNPSGRLYKNLVESKLASSVSAYTYSFKEPTLLFSYAEILKEKSLDDAKKAMLKTLDEFAATAPTKEEVDRAKNEIIKQIELSFNSSQSVALQLSTYVGMGDWRLVFINRDRIKEVTVDDVLRVAKTYLKPDNRTTGIFIPTDKPDRSEIPAIPDVDALVKDYKGNQAVAQGEAFDPSPTNIESRTVRSSFSNGMKLAMLSKKTRGESVEARMTFRFGDEGSLQNRGTAAEYAASLLNKGTSKHTRQQIKDEFDRLKANVTIFGGATQVIVNVTTIRPNLGEALKLVAEVLKEPSFPSDEFEKARTENLAGIESQRSEPQSVAFNKILRHVAPFPKSDPRYASTFDEDVADTKAVTLEEVKKFYQEFYGASNATMSVVGDFDANEIKTLASDLFGNWKSTKSFMRLVNKAAQVQTINESIETPDKANAFFIALYNFEFRDDNPDYPGMVMANFMLGGGFLNSRLATRIRQKEGLSYGVGSSFSAGALDPVGTFQAFAIYAPENVEKLEAAFKDEINKVVTTGFTAEELAAAKSGWSQQRTVARAQDGGLAGTLNNYLFTNRTLAWDEAYEKKVMDLTVEQVNAAVKKYLKLEMINIVKAGDFAKAKAKAAADKK; encoded by the coding sequence ATGAGAAAACATATTGCACTGGCAGCGACTTTGCTGCTGGTCTTCAACTTTTCTTTAGCACAAAAGAAAGGTGAAGTCGATCAAAAAAAGACGGACGCTAAAGTAGCCTTAGCAGCTCCGCAAAAAGTGACAACCGTGGAAGGCATTACTGAGTATCGCCTGGCCAATGGTCTTCGGGTTTTGCTTTTCCCTGACATGTCCAAGCAGACCATCACCGTGAACATCACGTACATGGTCGGTTCGAAAAATGAGAATTATGGCGAAACAGGGATGGCTCACCTTCTGGAGCACTTAGTGTTCAAAGGAACTCCCAAGCATCCCAACATACCGCAAGAACTGACTGCCCATGGCGCCAGCCCCAATGGAACCACATGGGTGGATCGCACCAATTATTTTGAAACATTCAATGCCACAGAAGAAAACCTGAAATGGGCTCTTGATTTAGAGAGTGATCGCATGGTGAATTCATTCATTGCCAAAAAAGATCTCGATAGCGAAATGACGGTGGTAAGAAATGAGTTTGAATCTGGAGAAAATGATCCTTCGGGAGTACTGGAAGAGCGCGTGACTTCTACCGCTTATCTCTGGCACAACTATGGTAAGTCAACCATTGGCTCGAAGGCCGATTTGGAGAATGTGCCGATCGACAGGCTTCAGGCTTTCTACAGGAAAAATTATCAACCTGATAACGCAGTGTTAGTAGTAGCCGGAAAAATTGATGAAGCGAAAACGCTTGACATGGTCAATCAATATTTCGGAACAACTCCTCGGCCTGCGCGTGAAATTGAAAAAACCTATACTCTTGATCCAACACAAGATGGAGAACGCACCGTTACACTTAAGCGTGTCGGAGATGTGCAGGTGGCAATGGCCGCCTATCACGTACCCGCCAGTTCACACAAGGATTTCGCAGCAGTGCAAGTTATGGCCCGTTTGTTGGGAAGCAATCCTTCCGGACGTCTCTACAAAAATCTGGTAGAATCAAAATTGGCCAGCTCAGTAAGCGCTTACACTTATTCATTTAAAGAGCCAACACTGCTTTTCAGCTATGCAGAGATATTAAAAGAAAAATCACTGGACGATGCCAAAAAAGCAATGCTTAAAACGTTGGATGAATTTGCAGCAACAGCCCCTACCAAAGAAGAAGTGGATCGCGCCAAGAATGAAATCATCAAGCAGATCGAGTTGTCGTTCAATTCATCACAAAGTGTGGCGCTTCAGTTGAGCACTTACGTGGGCATGGGCGACTGGAGGTTGGTATTCATCAATCGCGATCGCATCAAAGAAGTAACAGTTGATGATGTATTACGCGTTGCCAAAACTTATTTGAAACCCGACAACCGTACTACGGGAATTTTCATTCCAACCGATAAACCCGATCGTTCTGAAATTCCAGCCATTCCGGATGTAGATGCGCTCGTGAAGGATTACAAAGGCAATCAGGCTGTAGCTCAAGGTGAAGCTTTTGATCCGTCTCCAACAAATATAGAATCGCGTACAGTTCGCTCTAGTTTCTCTAATGGGATGAAGCTGGCAATGCTATCTAAAAAAACTCGCGGAGAATCAGTAGAGGCCCGAATGACTTTCCGTTTTGGCGATGAAGGATCGTTGCAAAACAGAGGCACTGCAGCAGAGTATGCGGCAAGCCTTTTGAACAAAGGAACTTCAAAGCACACGCGCCAGCAGATTAAAGATGAGTTCGACAGGCTGAAGGCCAACGTGACTATTTTCGGTGGAGCTACCCAGGTGATCGTGAATGTCACGACTATCCGACCGAACCTTGGCGAGGCGTTAAAACTGGTGGCAGAAGTGTTGAAGGAGCCATCATTCCCTTCAGACGAATTTGAAAAAGCCAGGACAGAAAACCTGGCAGGAATAGAATCTCAACGCAGTGAACCTCAGTCAGTGGCATTCAACAAAATTCTACGACACGTGGCACCTTTTCCGAAGAGTGATCCTAGGTATGCCTCAACATTTGATGAAGATGTTGCCGATACAAAAGCAGTGACATTGGAAGAAGTAAAAAAATTCTACCAGGAGTTTTACGGAGCTAGCAACGCTACGATGTCTGTCGTGGGTGATTTTGATGCCAATGAAATTAAGACCTTGGCAAGTGACTTGTTTGGAAACTGGAAAAGCACAAAGTCTTTTATGCGCCTCGTCAACAAAGCAGCACAGGTGCAAACAATAAATGAGTCAATTGAGACGCCTGACAAGGCCAATGCCTTTTTTATCGCACTCTACAATTTCGAATTCCGTGATGACAACCCTGATTACCCCGGAATGGTCATGGCTAATTTTATGCTTGGCGGAGGCTTTTTGAACTCGCGTCTTGCTACACGCATTCGTCAGAAAGAAGGCTTGAGCTACGGTGTAGGCTCTAGCTTCAGTGCCGGTGCCCTTGACCCTGTCGGTACCTTCCAGGCATTCGCAATTTATGCTCCAGAGAATGTGGAGAAATTGGAAGCTGCATTCAAAGATGAAATCAACAAAGTAGTAACTACTGGTTTCACTGCGGAGGAATTGGCTGCAGCTAAATCTGGCTGGTCGCAACAGCGTACAGTAGCACGTGCCCAGGATGGCGGCCTTGCAGGAACGCTGAATAATTATTTGTTCACCAATCGCACCCTTGCCTGGGATGAAGCTTACGAGAAAAAGGTAATGGATTTGACTGTTGAACAGGTAAATGCAGCCGTGAAAAAATACCTGAAACTTGAAATGATCAATATTGTAAAAGCAGGCGATTTTGCTAAGGCTAAAGCCAAAGCGGCTGCCGACAAAAAGTAA
- a CDS encoding ATP-binding protein, with protein MAPGSNSIPLHTKNLSVGYRSAGATNVLFEGINLSLENGKMTCFMGPNGIGKSTMIRTLAGLQKPLSGEISKLDEKKIALVLTDKISAPHMTVSELISYGRYPHLNWNIAFTSEDHNVVAQSIAEVHIESLVDKKLNELSDGQLQLVMIARALAQETPVLLLDEPTAHLDLNNRVEIMKLLVGLARKKNKAVVVATHELDLALQMADNIWLATPDKKIKTGIPEDLVLDGSFDEIFRFKGFDLKTGKVQHHSFRKETVCLKGDGYEFLWTKNALEREGFSVAETGNISVSIDNENSPLSWKTESQSFSNINGLLEFLKKA; from the coding sequence ATGGCTCCCGGTTCGAATTCTATTCCTTTGCATACAAAAAATTTGTCGGTTGGATATCGCTCAGCGGGTGCAACCAATGTTCTCTTCGAGGGGATAAACCTTTCGCTGGAAAATGGTAAAATGACTTGCTTTATGGGGCCTAACGGAATTGGCAAGTCGACCATGATCCGCACATTGGCAGGCCTGCAAAAACCGTTATCCGGAGAGATCTCAAAACTTGATGAAAAGAAAATCGCCTTAGTGCTCACTGACAAGATCAGTGCGCCTCATATGACAGTGAGCGAGTTGATCAGTTACGGACGGTATCCGCATTTGAATTGGAATATTGCGTTCACTTCTGAAGATCACAATGTAGTAGCTCAATCCATTGCAGAAGTACACATTGAATCATTGGTCGACAAAAAGCTGAACGAGCTGAGTGATGGACAGCTTCAGTTGGTGATGATCGCTCGTGCACTTGCCCAGGAAACTCCTGTTTTACTACTTGATGAACCCACCGCACATCTGGATTTGAACAACCGTGTTGAAATCATGAAGCTATTAGTCGGGCTGGCCCGGAAAAAAAATAAAGCTGTCGTTGTGGCTACACACGAACTTGACTTAGCGCTTCAAATGGCCGACAACATTTGGCTTGCGACACCAGATAAAAAAATCAAAACCGGAATTCCTGAAGACCTCGTGTTGGATGGTTCCTTCGATGAAATATTCCGATTCAAAGGGTTTGATTTGAAGACCGGAAAAGTTCAGCATCATTCTTTCCGGAAGGAGACCGTTTGCCTGAAGGGAGATGGCTATGAATTTCTATGGACAAAAAATGCCCTTGAGCGCGAAGGATTTTCAGTAGCTGAAACCGGAAATATTTCAGTATCGATAGACAATGAGAACTCTCCTCTTTCCTGGAAAACCGAAAGTCAATCTTTTAGTAATATCAACGGATTACTGGAATTCTTGAAGAAGGCGTGA
- a CDS encoding amino acid transporter: MSEKEFKPVLGLWDGTMLVAGSMIGSGIFIVGADILRNVGSSGWLIGVWVITGFMTITAAVSYGELSGMFPKAGGQYVYLKEAYNPLIAFLYGWSYFAVIQTGTIAAVGVAFAKFMAYIVPWASEDLVLIDLSFVQITSAQLISIFTIILLTYINTRGVQGGKMIQTFLTVVKLASLFGLIVFGFIMMKSEVWNANWTDAWNIHGIDKTNGSILDYTFILGLGAIASAMVGSIFSSDAWNSITFIAGEMKNPQRNIGLGLFLGTLIVTIIYVSANMMYLSVLPLHDIAFAEKDRVGVAAANVIFGNGGTIVIAIMIMIATFGCNNGLILAGARVYYTMAKDKVFFKKVGELNRFSVPQSALWIQCILASVWCLSGKYGDLLDMISFVVVLFYMLTIAGIFILRKQRPNAHRPYKAFGYPILPLIYILMGTTFCLLLIFFKPTYTWPGLIITLIGIPIYYFAMKEKTVEE, encoded by the coding sequence ATGAGTGAAAAAGAATTCAAACCTGTTTTAGGATTATGGGACGGCACGATGCTTGTAGCTGGCTCAATGATCGGTTCCGGAATCTTCATCGTAGGTGCGGATATTTTACGCAACGTAGGCAGCTCCGGCTGGCTCATCGGTGTCTGGGTCATCACTGGTTTTATGACAATCACCGCGGCCGTAAGCTACGGTGAACTCAGCGGGATGTTTCCAAAAGCGGGAGGGCAATATGTTTATTTGAAGGAAGCTTACAATCCACTCATTGCATTTTTGTATGGCTGGAGTTACTTCGCAGTAATTCAGACTGGCACCATAGCAGCTGTCGGTGTGGCGTTCGCCAAGTTTATGGCTTACATCGTTCCCTGGGCAAGCGAAGATTTGGTTTTGATCGACTTGAGTTTTGTACAAATCACATCGGCTCAATTGATATCGATCTTCACAATCATTCTGCTCACGTACATAAATACACGTGGAGTGCAGGGGGGAAAAATGATTCAGACGTTTTTGACCGTGGTAAAATTGGCTAGCTTGTTTGGCCTCATCGTATTTGGGTTCATAATGATGAAGAGCGAAGTATGGAATGCCAACTGGACTGATGCATGGAATATTCACGGCATCGATAAAACAAACGGAAGTATCCTTGACTATACTTTTATCCTCGGACTGGGAGCCATTGCCTCAGCGATGGTCGGTTCTATTTTCAGCAGTGATGCATGGAATAGTATAACGTTCATCGCTGGTGAAATGAAAAACCCTCAACGCAACATCGGACTTGGCTTGTTCCTCGGAACATTAATTGTCACCATTATATATGTCTCGGCCAACATGATGTATTTGTCAGTACTGCCGTTGCATGACATTGCATTCGCAGAAAAAGATCGTGTCGGTGTAGCTGCTGCAAATGTGATTTTTGGAAATGGTGGTACTATAGTCATCGCCATTATGATCATGATCGCTACGTTCGGTTGCAATAACGGATTGATTCTGGCAGGTGCACGGGTTTACTACACCATGGCCAAGGACAAAGTTTTTTTCAAAAAAGTGGGGGAACTCAATCGTTTTTCAGTTCCCCAAAGCGCCCTGTGGATTCAATGCATACTCGCCTCAGTTTGGTGCCTAAGCGGCAAATATGGAGACCTTCTGGACATGATCTCGTTCGTAGTTGTTTTGTTTTATATGCTAACAATCGCGGGAATTTTCATCCTGCGTAAGCAAAGACCTAATGCACACAGACCGTATAAAGCATTTGGCTACCCGATACTCCCATTGATTTACATTCTGATGGGTACCACATTTTGCCTGCTGCTTATTTTCTTCAAGCCGACTTACACATGGCCTGGCTTGATCATCACATTGATTGGAATTCCGATTTATTATTTCGCGATGAAAGAAAAAACGGTGGAGGAGTGA